The following proteins come from a genomic window of Mustelus asterias chromosome 1, sMusAst1.hap1.1, whole genome shotgun sequence:
- the rasgef1ba gene encoding ras-GEF domain-containing family member 1B-A isoform X1 — protein MQESMPQTPTFAAMFNSSGYSRHLYSSREENCGGLFYHDNNLVSGSLEALIQHLVPTVDYYPDRTYVFTFLLSSRLFIRPYELLAKVCLMCIEQQRLNEAILDKAKIRKFAPKIVQLLAEWTETFPYDFRDERMMRNLKDMTHKITTLDELHRKTMHQITQNLIRKLATLNQYEEVLSKLNASVTDRLTVLKTKPQSIQRDIVTICSDPYTLAQQLTHVELERLSHIGPEEFVQAFAHKDTLDNNKTCFNDLKKTSNLEAYVEWFNRLSYLVATEICMPVKKKHRARVIEYFIDVARECFNIGNFNSLMAIISGMNMSPVSRLKKTWAKIKTAKFDILEHQMDPSSNFYNYRTALRGAAQRSMTAHSTREKIVIPFCSLLIKDIYFLNEGCANRLLNGHVNFEKFWELAKQVSEFMTWKQVECPFERDRKILQYLLTAPVFSEDTLYLASYESESPENHIEKERWKTLRSALLTRV, from the exons ATGCAGGAAAGCATGCCACAAACACCAACCTTTGCAGCAATGTTCAACAGCAGTGGCTACAGCCGACACCTGTACTCATCCAGGGAGGAGAATTGCGGAGGTCTATTTTACCATGACAACAACCTTGTGTCAGGGTCTCTGGAGGCACTGATCCAACACCTTGTGCCCACAGTGGACTACTATCCGGAT AGAACGTATGTATTTACCTTCCTGCTCAGCTCTCGTCTTTTCATCCGGCCATACGAGCTCCTCGCCAAGGTTTGCCTCATGTGCATTGAGCAACAGAGACTGAATGAGGCCATTTTAGATAAG GCCAAAATAAGAAAATTCGCGCCAAAAATAGTGCAGCTGTTGGCTGAATGGACGGAGACATTTCCCTACGATTTTCGAGATGAGAGGATGATGAGAAACTTAAAGGACATGACACACAAGATAACCACTTTGGACGAG TTACATCGGAAAACTATGCACCAGATAACTCAGAATCTGATTCGGAAGCTTGCTACCCTTAACCAGTATGAAGAAGTTCTCTCAAAGTTAAATGCATCCGTCACAGACCGACTGACTGTGCTAAAGACCAAGCCACAATCCATTCAGAGAGATATAGTGACCATCTGCAGTGATCCGTACACTTTAGCTCAGCAGCTTACACATGTAGAACTG GAACGACTCAGTCATATTGGACCTGAGGAATTTGTTCAAGCCTTTGCGCACAAAGACACTTTAGATAACAACAAG acctGTTTTAATGATCTGAAGAAAACGAGTAACCTGGAAGCGTATGTTGAGTGGTTTAATAGACTGAGCTATCTGGTAGCCACAGAGATCTGCATG CCGGTGAAGAAGAAACACAGGGCACGGGTAATAGAATATTTCATTGATGTAGCTCGGGAGTGCTTCAACATTGGCAACTTCAATTCCTTGATGGCAATTATTT CTGGCATGAACATGAGCCCCGTTTCTCGATTAAAGAAAACCTGGGCAAAAATCAAAACAGCCAAGTTTGACATCCTTGAG CATCAAATGGATCCTTCTAGTAATTTCTACAACTATAGGACAGCTCTGCGAGGAGCCGCTCAAAGATCAATGACAGCCCATAGTACCAGGGAAAAG ATCGTAATTCCTTTCTGCAGTCTATTAATCAAGGATATTTACTTTTTAAATGAGGGTTGTGCCAATCGTTTGCTGAATGGTCATGTCAATTTTGAG AAATTCTGGGAGCTGGCAAAGCAAGTCAGTGAGTTTATGACCTGGAAACAAGTGGAGTGTCCCTTCGAGCGTGATCGCAAAATTCTTCAATATCTCCTCACAGCTCCTGTCTTCTCTGAAGATA
- the rasgef1ba gene encoding ras-GEF domain-containing family member 1B-A isoform X2, with the protein MPQTPTFAAMFNSSGYSRHLYSSREENCGGLFYHDNNLVSGSLEALIQHLVPTVDYYPDRTYVFTFLLSSRLFIRPYELLAKVCLMCIEQQRLNEAILDKAKIRKFAPKIVQLLAEWTETFPYDFRDERMMRNLKDMTHKITTLDELHRKTMHQITQNLIRKLATLNQYEEVLSKLNASVTDRLTVLKTKPQSIQRDIVTICSDPYTLAQQLTHVELERLSHIGPEEFVQAFAHKDTLDNNKTCFNDLKKTSNLEAYVEWFNRLSYLVATEICMPVKKKHRARVIEYFIDVARECFNIGNFNSLMAIISGMNMSPVSRLKKTWAKIKTAKFDILEHQMDPSSNFYNYRTALRGAAQRSMTAHSTREKIVIPFCSLLIKDIYFLNEGCANRLLNGHVNFEKFWELAKQVSEFMTWKQVECPFERDRKILQYLLTAPVFSEDTLYLASYESESPENHIEKERWKTLRSALLTRV; encoded by the exons ATGCCACAAACACCAACCTTTGCAGCAATGTTCAACAGCAGTGGCTACAGCCGACACCTGTACTCATCCAGGGAGGAGAATTGCGGAGGTCTATTTTACCATGACAACAACCTTGTGTCAGGGTCTCTGGAGGCACTGATCCAACACCTTGTGCCCACAGTGGACTACTATCCGGAT AGAACGTATGTATTTACCTTCCTGCTCAGCTCTCGTCTTTTCATCCGGCCATACGAGCTCCTCGCCAAGGTTTGCCTCATGTGCATTGAGCAACAGAGACTGAATGAGGCCATTTTAGATAAG GCCAAAATAAGAAAATTCGCGCCAAAAATAGTGCAGCTGTTGGCTGAATGGACGGAGACATTTCCCTACGATTTTCGAGATGAGAGGATGATGAGAAACTTAAAGGACATGACACACAAGATAACCACTTTGGACGAG TTACATCGGAAAACTATGCACCAGATAACTCAGAATCTGATTCGGAAGCTTGCTACCCTTAACCAGTATGAAGAAGTTCTCTCAAAGTTAAATGCATCCGTCACAGACCGACTGACTGTGCTAAAGACCAAGCCACAATCCATTCAGAGAGATATAGTGACCATCTGCAGTGATCCGTACACTTTAGCTCAGCAGCTTACACATGTAGAACTG GAACGACTCAGTCATATTGGACCTGAGGAATTTGTTCAAGCCTTTGCGCACAAAGACACTTTAGATAACAACAAG acctGTTTTAATGATCTGAAGAAAACGAGTAACCTGGAAGCGTATGTTGAGTGGTTTAATAGACTGAGCTATCTGGTAGCCACAGAGATCTGCATG CCGGTGAAGAAGAAACACAGGGCACGGGTAATAGAATATTTCATTGATGTAGCTCGGGAGTGCTTCAACATTGGCAACTTCAATTCCTTGATGGCAATTATTT CTGGCATGAACATGAGCCCCGTTTCTCGATTAAAGAAAACCTGGGCAAAAATCAAAACAGCCAAGTTTGACATCCTTGAG CATCAAATGGATCCTTCTAGTAATTTCTACAACTATAGGACAGCTCTGCGAGGAGCCGCTCAAAGATCAATGACAGCCCATAGTACCAGGGAAAAG ATCGTAATTCCTTTCTGCAGTCTATTAATCAAGGATATTTACTTTTTAAATGAGGGTTGTGCCAATCGTTTGCTGAATGGTCATGTCAATTTTGAG AAATTCTGGGAGCTGGCAAAGCAAGTCAGTGAGTTTATGACCTGGAAACAAGTGGAGTGTCCCTTCGAGCGTGATCGCAAAATTCTTCAATATCTCCTCACAGCTCCTGTCTTCTCTGAAGATA